In Saccharolobus solfataricus, a genomic segment contains:
- a CDS encoding IS110-like element ISC1229 family transposase, whose product MVETLSEAKSSATGVTNPYRRTEHCDKIHEYRCDKGVGVIGIDVSKDYLITSRGRVRKYENNKEGYEEILEMKPCTIVLEPMGVYAIRPSQYFKEKGIKVLQVSPNMLSREKEFRGKKTDFYDAEKIENMVDKAKEYEYNPLRELVTLYLFLKDIEVKYKNRLERTLFLVSDNNKISKERLEKLAKGDFTQEELYQLEYTPIVVEEIKVLAKTLLETQEKLKEVRRMIEEQVPDNHVLLTIPGIGRLAAGIIIGIVGDIRRFPKPESFVAYCGLDPVVERSGKAVVSKGISKRGNKYLRSLLYFLAGRNYSRNPNLLKFYETHKDRLHGRKLYAALARKLARVVWSVWYNNKPYEPK is encoded by the coding sequence ATGGTCGAGACACTATCTGAAGCAAAGTCTTCGGCTACGGGCGTGACTAACCCCTACCGTCGGACTGAACATTGTGATAAAATTCACGAATATAGGTGTGACAAAGGGGTAGGGGTAATAGGAATAGACGTATCAAAAGATTATTTAATAACTAGTAGGGGGAGGGTGAGAAAATACGAGAACAACAAAGAGGGATATGAAGAGATACTTGAAATGAAACCTTGTACAATAGTCCTAGAACCTATGGGAGTTTACGCAATAAGGCCTTCACAATACTTCAAGGAGAAAGGAATAAAAGTACTACAGGTTAGTCCAAACATGTTATCAAGAGAAAAGGAGTTTAGGGGAAAGAAAACAGATTTTTACGATGCTGAAAAAATAGAAAACATGGTTGATAAGGCAAAGGAGTACGAGTATAACCCCTTAAGAGAACTAGTAACACTTTACCTCTTCCTCAAGGACATAGAAGTAAAGTACAAGAACAGGTTAGAGAGAACACTATTCCTAGTAAGCGACAACAACAAGATAAGCAAGGAAAGGTTAGAAAAACTCGCAAAAGGAGATTTTACACAAGAAGAACTATACCAACTAGAATACACACCAATAGTAGTTGAAGAAATCAAAGTCCTAGCAAAAACACTCCTAGAAACGCAAGAGAAATTGAAAGAAGTTAGGAGGATGATCGAGGAACAAGTACCGGATAATCACGTTTTATTAACAATCCCGGGAATTGGGAGGCTTGCAGCTGGTATTATTATTGGTATTGTTGGTGATATTAGGCGTTTTCCTAAACCAGAATCATTTGTTGCCTATTGTGGTCTAGATCCCGTAGTGGAGAGGAGCGGGAAGGCTGTGGTAAGTAAGGGTATTTCGAAGAGGGGTAATAAGTACTTGCGTAGTTTGCTTTACTTCTTGGCAGGGAGGAATTATTCTAGGAATCCTAATTTGCTGAAGTTTTATGAGACACACAAGGATAGGCTTCACGGTAGGAAGTTGTATGCTGCTTTGGCTAGGAAGTTGGCAAGGGTTGTATGGAGTGTATGGTATAATAATAAGCCTTATGAGCCTAAATAG